The Sesamum indicum cultivar Zhongzhi No. 13 linkage group LG6, S_indicum_v1.0, whole genome shotgun sequence genomic interval CCTGTTTGATTTCAAGACCCCTCAGTTTGGATTCCAACTCAAGTTCATCGTGACCACTTTGTTCGTCCCCCTCGTCATCAAAGTCGTCTCCGTCTGGATCATTGTCATCCAAAGGACCAAGAACATTAAGGCAATTCTTGAATATATCTTTGACCTCATCAATCCCCTCATCAGATATGTAATTTCCATTGATATTCAGCAATGTAAACCCCGGTTTACCCACAACAGCTGTGGCCAAGCGTCTAGCACCAGCCCTTCTTATCAAATTAGTATTCATGTCCACTTCACATAATTGACCATGACCCTCCTCCAGTGCCTTGGCAATCAAGATAGCACCCTCATCCTTCAATTCATTCTCACCCAAGTTCAATTTGGCAAGAAACTGCTTGGAAGCGATACAGGAAGCGAGAGCAGGAGCAGCTTTAGCGGTGATTTCATTTCCAGCCATATCCAGAACTTCCAGTGACGGAGCAGATTCCTCTAGGGCATTTGATAGAGCAATACACCCCTCATCCTCCAAATTCAAATAGCTCAAGTAGATTTCAGATAGATCAGAAAATGCAGATAATGCCTTGCTCAAAGCTAATCCGGCCTCAATACCAAACATATTGTCTCGCAAATCAAGCTTCTTTAAGTGGCTACATGTCCCAAGTGCTTTAGCTAAGGCAATACCTCCCTCTGATTCCACTCTCGTAGATGAGCATCGAAAATCTTCCAGCAAGGGAGAACTATTCACTATATTAGATATAGCTATCGCTCCTTCATCTCCAGTCATGTTGTTATGAAACTGAAGGACCCTAAGTTTATCGGTAGAAGGAATTAACTCATGTACTGCCTTTGCAGCCTCCTCCGAGATGCCATCATTAATCAGGTACAGTTCCTCCAAATTATGCTGGGACTTTAAAAGTGCCCCAAATGCCCTGATGCCCTTCTCACCCAAAGCATTGTTGGACAGGTTGAGATAGCGCAATACAGAACCTTCCAGGgctaatgaaaatatattcatgacTTCAAGAGCTTCCTCCTCAGACCTTCCAGCCACAAAATCCGATAGGTCAACTTCAGTCAATTGATTCTTAATGGATGACACTATAGGCTCAGCAACTAGTGCTGCCTCCCGACCGAAACTTGTATTGCTAAAACATATCTTCGTGTATTTATTTCTAGGCTCCTTCAAGAGGTTCAACAGTTTCTCAGCATCACCTGCACCAATCTCTTTCCGTGGATCTCCAGATATATCAAAAGTAGTTCCATCATATTCCTTCAATTTGTCTAATATACTAAGTTCTCCATCTGCTTTTGCAACAGGGCCTCGTTTGATAACTTCAATCATGAGCCTACTGGATTCCTTGGCGTACAATTGCACTGCAGAACTTCCATCTCCATCTGGTTCCTTTGCAAAATGTTGGTTCGCTGCATCAAAAGCAGCAGCTTCTATTTTCTTGGCATCCTCCTCAGCTTCTTTCTGACTCAGGAGACCATACTTTCTAGACCAAATGGAGGGCGTCACAAGATTCTTGGTCATCCTATCGACAAGTTTAAGCCTTGTACTTTGTGAAGGAGGCCATAATTTCACAGACAACGGGGCAACTTCCATGTCAAAACAACCTAAAAGAAACACAAGACGAAAGAAAACTAAAAGATATCAGAATATAAGTCgcaagtaataaataaaacactaTAATCTTACTATACTTTAACCCTGGAATTAACTCAGACAAGAGAAAGCCAATAACCCCCAATAAGGAAACTGAACTCCCTTTGCTGAATTGATAAAAACACGAAAAGCAAACAAATGATTTGTAACTttcaataacaaaagaaaaaaacagaacaACGACAACGTGAAGTAAACCACTACAAGAGCAAGATAAGAATTAAGAAATCCACAAACATCGGACACATTTACACCATTAATCTTCAAAATGAAAAGGCTAACAAGAACATACCGGCGAACAGGAAGCGAGAAACGCCGCGAAcaaagaagaacaagagatcGAAACACGTCAGAAAAGCAAAAGTCAGAGCAGTAATTGAAACCTgaggatttatttatgtagagcagaatcttttcaaattcaacggagaaaaaggaaatgcaattttgaatttggggagagagagagtggggAGTGAAAACTCCCGCTGTGggtttttgggaaaaaaatctTTTCAGATAAGCTTCAGTTCGGTTCGGGAAGGCCCAATATAAATGGGCTTGTTTTCTCTTGATCCACCTCATTCAGACTTTTAGGCCCAAACAAATAATGGGCTTTTATGACCAATAGTCTAATAACAGATAAGTCCTcctatttgttaaaatttattgaatttgctaatattacaaaaaaaaaaaagaacaaaaattgacatttattatcgattgacttattacaggtcaaacaaattttttcgaactaaactatccttataacgaTGAAAATGTATTTCCTCACATGCATTTACGCGTGAAGAacatataagaataatttgattataaaaaaattatttgacatgcaatacgtcagtaataaataaataagagataaacatatatatttttttaacatcaacatatttgatgaattttaactaacggatGGACTTGTTTGATAAATAGTAGCAAAGATCAGAAATGGTAggttcaatttttcaaaaaaattatatataattataccaaatctaaaaaaaaaaaaaaaagagtgtaaCTATCCTTATTTATACCATTTAATACATTCCTTT includes:
- the LOC105163264 gene encoding RAN GTPase-activating protein 1, producing the protein MEVAPLSVKLWPPSQSTRLKLVDRMTKNLVTPSIWSRKYGLLSQKEAEEDAKKIEAAAFDAANQHFAKEPDGDGSSAVQLYAKESSRLMIEVIKRGPVAKADGELSILDKLKEYDGTTFDISGDPRKEIGAGDAEKLLNLLKEPRNKYTKICFSNTSFGREAALVAEPIVSSIKNQLTEVDLSDFVAGRSEEEALEVMNIFSLALEGSVLRYLNLSNNALGEKGIRAFGALLKSQHNLEELYLINDGISEEAAKAVHELIPSTDKLRVLQFHNNMTGDEGAIAISNIVNSSPLLEDFRCSSTRVESEGGIALAKALGTCSHLKKLDLRDNMFGIEAGLALSKALSAFSDLSEIYLSYLNLEDEGCIALSNALEESAPSLEVLDMAGNEITAKAAPALASCIASKQFLAKLNLGENELKDEGAILIAKALEEGHGQLCEVDMNTNLIRRAGARRLATAVVGKPGFTLLNINGNYISDEGIDEVKDIFKNCLNVLGPLDDNDPDGDDFDDEGDEQSGHDELELESKLRGLEIKQEE